From one Herpetosiphon gulosus genomic stretch:
- a CDS encoding CSLREA domain-containing protein, with amino-acid sequence MKHAFSLRFTRLLSLGMVGLLIVTGALLNRPVAAQRAVSPNTKQALDQTVIQRAAALNQAAAQREIPLTIQRLRALNSPPAAPKLVAQPKPFVPAATFVVNTVADTDDGACDPLGTGTGKQDCSLREAINAANANAAADTINFAIPGAGVKTIALTSELPALQTQIQIDGCSQADSDCSTWPMSLMVEIDGSGLSDPVGFTDTEILLAEADGSVIRGLVLNAARSPSFFTWIGINVKGNNVWLTQNIIGLEPDGQTANGNNMGILLYPNSSQAIIGTNGDGSNDALEGNIIAGQTFNGISFSGGANSRISGNYLGVASDGNIARSNRTGIEFFGPTIGNVTIGTNSDGVSDAFERNIISGNTLGIYIAGSSNNQISGNYIGLNVAGTAAAANETGIQISANTNETIIGTDGDGVRDAVEGNVISGNSAEGVQIAEFSGGSSGFPTDNVIAGNIIGLDPTGSTAIGNQRGVVLRFGPSGTRIGTNGDTTSDSLERNIISGNSDLGIGVGGGDQPITDTIISGNYIGTNITGLVARPNGAGVQIQNEVAGLVLGTDGDETADDAEGNLISGNNGNGVNFVFDPTNVAVQGNRIGVALDDSPLGNQGDGIALLELSAMAPSNIKIGGEGLFSENIIAFNADLGIDINNDGPTANDLDDLDAGPNSTQNYPVVTSVVDNGTTVTIQATFNSTASQEFRMAFYSNTTCDASGYGEGQQFLESDFFTTDAIGNSVFTKLFPSPAPNITILATNVNTNETSEFSQCWVAPPATATPTATNTPTNTPTNTPTNTPSNTATNTPSNTPTNTATATPSNTALPVTPTISPSECVPGSNLQVLFSDSVSSTPLWNVSGTGPTWSLDSSSFNSPSLSWHADNPETISDQRLTTMAGITIPAGASDITLYFNHNYSFEFEPGGGGGEPTPMPERSTKRHNTPLDIYYDGGVVEYSTDGVTFNDLGSFFTSSGYDGILTDESDNPLAGQSAFVGLSGDYPFYIEETADLTALAGQTVWLRFRIGSDSLVSAPGWNVDDIVVAGCLPSAATSTPTTTSTPTATNTATATPTNTPTSTATATTTNTATATATSTATATPSNTPTSTATATVSNTPTATGTPFIGTSQNFLPLVLGYCYADLQVSSITVDQQLVVTVTNQGNCASSEAFWVDLYIAPNPAPSHVNQQWWDVASQGIVWGVTQTLEPGQSITLRPYDQYYSARRSEWANRIAAQTKLYVQADAYNAATSYGAVLELHEAFNFEYNNIASITTSANFSQPTGLRQQLATEIGLPMRAMPSNAAPNQFRPIPAR; translated from the coding sequence ATGAAGCATGCATTTTCACTACGTTTTACTCGTTTGCTTTCATTAGGAATGGTCGGTTTATTGATTGTGACTGGGGCACTGCTCAATCGTCCGGTCGCTGCCCAACGGGCAGTATCACCAAATACCAAACAAGCGCTTGATCAAACAGTCATCCAACGGGCTGCGGCCTTAAATCAAGCTGCTGCCCAGCGCGAAATACCGCTAACTATTCAACGTTTGCGAGCCTTGAATTCGCCGCCAGCAGCGCCAAAACTTGTGGCGCAGCCTAAACCCTTTGTTCCAGCGGCAACTTTTGTGGTCAATACAGTTGCTGATACTGACGATGGCGCGTGTGATCCGCTTGGCACGGGAACGGGTAAGCAAGATTGTAGCTTGCGCGAGGCAATTAACGCGGCGAATGCTAATGCCGCTGCCGACACGATTAATTTTGCCATTCCAGGTGCGGGTGTTAAAACCATCGCCCTTACCAGCGAACTACCAGCCTTGCAAACTCAAATTCAAATCGACGGCTGTAGCCAGGCAGACAGCGATTGCAGCACATGGCCAATGAGTTTAATGGTTGAGATCGATGGTTCAGGCTTGAGCGATCCTGTGGGATTTACTGATACTGAAATTCTGCTGGCTGAAGCTGATGGCTCGGTCATTCGTGGCCTAGTTTTGAATGCTGCTCGTAGCCCAAGCTTTTTTACATGGATTGGGATTAACGTTAAAGGCAATAATGTTTGGCTGACCCAAAATATTATCGGTCTTGAACCTGATGGTCAAACCGCCAACGGCAACAATATGGGCATTTTGCTCTATCCAAACAGTAGCCAAGCGATCATTGGCACCAATGGCGATGGCAGCAATGATGCGCTCGAAGGCAATATCATTGCTGGCCAAACCTTCAATGGCATTTCATTCTCTGGTGGTGCAAATAGCCGGATCTCTGGTAACTATTTGGGGGTTGCTAGCGATGGCAATATTGCTCGCAGCAATCGCACTGGCATTGAATTTTTTGGGCCGACAATCGGCAATGTCACCATTGGTACCAACAGCGATGGCGTAAGTGATGCCTTCGAACGCAATATCATCAGTGGCAATACCTTAGGAATTTATATTGCTGGCTCATCAAATAATCAAATTAGTGGCAACTATATTGGCTTGAATGTAGCCGGAACCGCCGCCGCCGCCAACGAAACAGGCATCCAAATTAGCGCCAATACCAACGAAACGATCATTGGAACCGATGGTGATGGTGTGCGCGATGCAGTCGAAGGTAACGTGATCAGTGGCAATAGCGCTGAGGGCGTGCAAATCGCCGAATTTAGCGGTGGCTCTAGCGGCTTCCCAACCGATAATGTCATCGCTGGCAATATTATCGGGCTTGATCCAACTGGCTCAACCGCAATTGGCAATCAGCGCGGGGTGGTTTTACGCTTTGGCCCAAGTGGCACGCGCATCGGCACCAATGGCGATACGACAAGCGATAGCTTAGAACGCAACATCATTAGCGGCAATAGCGATTTGGGAATTGGCGTGGGTGGTGGTGATCAGCCAATCACCGATACGATCATCAGCGGTAACTATATTGGTACAAATATTACTGGTTTAGTAGCTCGGCCAAATGGGGCTGGGGTACAAATTCAAAATGAAGTTGCTGGCTTAGTGCTGGGCACTGATGGCGACGAAACTGCCGATGATGCCGAGGGTAACCTAATTAGTGGCAATAACGGCAATGGGGTGAATTTCGTTTTCGATCCTACTAACGTTGCAGTGCAAGGCAATCGCATCGGCGTAGCGCTCGACGATAGTCCGCTTGGCAACCAAGGCGACGGCATTGCGCTGCTCGAATTGAGCGCAATGGCTCCTAGCAACATCAAAATCGGCGGCGAAGGCTTATTTAGCGAAAATATCATTGCTTTCAATGCTGATTTAGGCATTGATATTAACAATGATGGGCCGACTGCTAACGATCTTGATGATCTCGATGCGGGGCCGAACAGCACCCAAAATTATCCTGTGGTAACCAGTGTCGTTGATAACGGCACAACGGTGACGATTCAAGCGACATTCAACAGCACAGCCAGCCAAGAATTTCGCATGGCCTTTTATAGCAATACCACCTGTGATGCTTCGGGCTATGGTGAGGGTCAACAATTCTTAGAAAGCGATTTTTTCACGACCGATGCTATTGGAAATAGCGTATTTACCAAGCTGTTTCCAAGTCCAGCCCCAAATATCACGATTTTAGCGACGAACGTCAATACCAACGAAACCTCGGAGTTTTCGCAATGTTGGGTTGCGCCCCCAGCAACAGCTACCCCGACCGCGACGAATACACCGACGAATACACCGACGAATACACCGACGAATACACCAAGCAATACGGCGACGAATACACCAAGCAATACACCGACGAATACAGCCACGGCCACGCCAAGTAATACGGCCTTGCCAGTTACACCAACAATTTCGCCGAGTGAATGTGTGCCGGGCAGCAATCTGCAAGTATTGTTCAGCGATAGCGTAAGCAGCACACCACTGTGGAATGTGAGCGGCACAGGCCCAACTTGGAGCTTGGATAGCAGTAGTTTCAATAGCCCAAGCCTTTCGTGGCATGCCGATAATCCTGAGACGATTAGTGATCAACGGCTAACAACCATGGCAGGTATCACAATTCCAGCAGGCGCAAGCGATATAACCCTATATTTCAACCATAACTATAGCTTTGAATTTGAGCCTGGTGGTGGCGGCGGCGAACCAACCCCAATGCCTGAACGCTCAACTAAACGCCACAACACGCCATTGGATATTTATTATGATGGTGGGGTGGTTGAGTATAGCACCGATGGTGTAACCTTTAACGATCTTGGTAGTTTCTTTACTAGCTCGGGCTACGATGGCATACTAACCGATGAAAGCGATAATCCTTTAGCAGGCCAATCCGCGTTCGTTGGATTAAGCGGCGATTACCCATTTTATATTGAAGAAACTGCCGATTTAACTGCGTTGGCAGGCCAAACCGTCTGGTTACGCTTCCGCATAGGTAGCGACAGTTTAGTGAGCGCTCCTGGTTGGAATGTTGATGATATTGTGGTGGCTGGCTGTCTGCCAAGTGCTGCAACCTCTACGCCAACCACCACCTCTACGCCAACAGCTACGAACACGGCGACAGCTACTCCAACAAATACACCAACCAGTACGGCAACGGCAACAACTACCAACACGGCGACAGCAACTGCAACCAGTACGGCGACAGCTACACCAAGCAACACGCCAACCAGTACAGCAACGGCAACCGTGAGCAATACGCCAACCGCGACTGGTACGCCATTTATTGGCACAAGCCAAAACTTCTTGCCGTTGGTGTTGGGCTATTGCTATGCCGATTTGCAGGTAAGCAGCATCACGGTTGACCAGCAATTGGTTGTGACAGTCACCAATCAAGGTAATTGTGCGTCGAGCGAAGCATTTTGGGTCGATTTGTATATCGCGCCTAATCCAGCGCCCAGCCATGTCAACCAACAATGGTGGGATGTTGCCAGCCAAGGCATTGTTTGGGGCGTGACTCAAACGCTGGAACCAGGCCAATCGATCACCCTTCGTCCCTATGATCAATATTATTCAGCGCGGCGCAGCGAGTGGGCTAATCGAATCGCGGCCCAAACCAAGTTGTATGTTCAGGCCGATGCCTACAATGCTGCGACTAGTTATGGCGCAGTCTTGGAGTTGCACGAAGCCTTCAATTTTGAATATAACAACATTGCCTCAATCACCACCAGCGCTAATTTCAGCCAACCAACTGGGTTACGCCAGCAATTAGCCACTGAAATAGGCTTGCCTATGCGGGCAATGCCAAGTAACGCAGCCCCAAATCAATTTCGGCCAATTCCTGCCCGCTAA
- the speB gene encoding agmatinase → MTHTTPDNFLGLDQQYSTLETSKVVVLPIPFEATVSYGGGTVNGPTAIIEASQQVEFYDREFDTEPAKNWGVHTLPSVEVNDQDPDSAMQSIAKAVESTARLGKLVCVLGGEHSVSGAVAQGLHAVHGDFVTVQIDAHADLRDQYEGSKHSHACAMHRILDVGAGDLLQLGIRSLDISEAHMIKTNPRITTFYSENVHDGLHLQALRDFVRGKQVYFTIDIDGLDVGLVPATGTPEPDGLTWREVLEITRILVQESAKVVAFDIMELAPIENLHSPNFVSAKLTYKVMSIIMAKQADLWQ, encoded by the coding sequence ATGACCCATACTACTCCCGATAACTTTTTGGGCTTAGATCAGCAGTATAGCACGCTGGAGACCAGCAAAGTGGTGGTTTTGCCTATCCCCTTTGAGGCTACTGTGAGTTATGGTGGTGGCACAGTCAATGGGCCAACGGCAATTATCGAGGCTTCGCAACAGGTCGAATTTTATGATCGTGAATTCGATACTGAGCCAGCCAAAAACTGGGGCGTGCATACCTTGCCCAGCGTTGAGGTCAACGATCAAGATCCTGATAGTGCCATGCAAAGCATCGCCAAAGCAGTTGAATCAACCGCGCGGTTGGGTAAATTGGTGTGTGTGCTGGGCGGCGAACATTCAGTTTCTGGCGCGGTCGCGCAAGGCCTCCACGCGGTCCATGGCGATTTCGTGACGGTGCAAATTGATGCTCACGCCGATTTGCGCGATCAATATGAGGGCAGCAAGCACTCCCACGCGTGTGCCATGCACCGAATTCTCGATGTTGGCGCTGGCGATTTGTTGCAATTGGGTATTCGATCATTGGATATCAGCGAAGCCCACATGATCAAAACTAACCCACGGATTACGACTTTTTATAGTGAAAATGTGCATGATGGGTTGCATTTACAAGCCTTGCGCGATTTTGTACGTGGCAAGCAAGTCTATTTCACAATTGATATTGATGGTTTGGATGTTGGCTTAGTCCCAGCGACTGGCACGCCCGAACCCGATGGCCTGACATGGCGTGAAGTGCTCGAAATTACCCGTATTCTAGTGCAAGAATCGGCTAAGGTCGTGGCCTTTGATATAATGGAATTAGCACCAATTGAAAATTTACATTCGCCAAATTTTGTTAGTGCCAAGCTCACCTACAAGGTTATGAGCATTATCATGGCCAAACAAGCTGATTTGTGGCAATAG
- a CDS encoding STAS domain-containing protein encodes MSVEHALADFLEANLGRFAKHTGELLRQIPNSPYPKLSDAELIPRMQKPFVATISALRGDLQALIDFSRQSIKPVVDNPNASSDIVAQIGEAIYSTLKVAARECFADDELNYAMALAAAAEVTFISNKNSYQAFVDIREERIREREETLQQMTNELDQANAALRELAAPIAPIHDNILVLPLVGSIDTNRAQMLTEDLLEQIVARQSDIVIMDITGVPIVDTNIANYLVQTTKAVSLLGAQVILVGISAEVAQTIVGLEIDLRQLSVRANLQDGIEYALEQVGLGIRPLQEQRRG; translated from the coding sequence ATGAGCGTCGAACATGCATTAGCCGATTTTCTAGAAGCCAATCTTGGGCGCTTCGCCAAACACACTGGTGAGTTGCTGCGCCAAATTCCCAATTCGCCCTATCCTAAGCTCTCGGACGCAGAGTTGATTCCCCGCATGCAAAAACCGTTTGTAGCGACAATTTCGGCTTTGCGCGGCGATTTACAAGCGTTGATCGATTTTTCTCGCCAATCGATCAAGCCTGTCGTCGATAATCCCAACGCCAGCAGCGACATTGTGGCCCAAATTGGCGAGGCGATTTATAGCACGCTCAAAGTTGCTGCCCGCGAATGTTTCGCTGATGACGAATTGAATTATGCGATGGCCTTGGCCGCCGCTGCTGAAGTGACCTTTATCTCAAATAAAAATAGCTACCAAGCCTTTGTCGATATTCGCGAAGAACGGATTCGCGAACGCGAAGAAACCTTGCAGCAAATGACCAACGAATTGGATCAAGCCAATGCGGCTTTGCGCGAACTAGCAGCACCAATCGCGCCAATTCACGATAATATTTTGGTCTTGCCATTGGTTGGCTCGATCGATACCAATCGCGCTCAAATGCTGACCGAAGATTTGCTTGAGCAAATTGTGGCACGCCAATCGGATATTGTGATTATGGATATTACCGGTGTGCCAATTGTTGATACCAATATCGCCAATTATTTGGTGCAAACCACCAAGGCCGTTAGTTTGTTGGGTGCACAAGTGATTTTGGTCGGCATCAGCGCCGAAGTTGCCCAAACAATTGTTGGTCTCGAAATCGATTTACGCCAATTGTCGGTTCGCGCCAATTTACAAGATGGCATCGAATATGCGCTCGAACAAGTTGGGCTGGGCATTCGCCCATTGCAAGAGCAACGGCGTGGCTAA
- the moaC gene encoding cyclic pyranopterin monophosphate synthase MoaC, whose translation MLTHLDEQGRAHMVDVGDKAVSQRQAQAQADVRMQPTTLTLLLAGELPKGDVLATARIAGIMAAKRTADLIPLCHPLPLSAVAIEIEAHPEQSLLRIISTVRCTGRTGVEMEALMAASVAALTIYDMAKAVDRAMVIEQVFVRNKTGGARGDFQHPLTPLDTSE comes from the coding sequence ATGTTGACCCATCTTGATGAGCAAGGCCGAGCGCATATGGTTGACGTTGGTGACAAAGCGGTTAGCCAACGCCAAGCCCAAGCCCAAGCCGATGTGCGCATGCAGCCAACGACATTAACGCTTTTGCTGGCCGGAGAATTGCCCAAAGGCGATGTTTTGGCAACCGCCCGCATCGCTGGAATTATGGCAGCCAAACGCACTGCCGATTTAATTCCTTTGTGTCATCCACTCCCACTAAGTGCTGTGGCGATTGAGATCGAGGCGCATCCTGAGCAATCGCTACTTCGTATCATCAGCACGGTGCGTTGCACAGGCCGCACTGGCGTAGAAATGGAGGCGCTGATGGCAGCATCAGTCGCAGCCTTGACCATTTACGATATGGCCAAAGCTGTTGATCGTGCTATGGTGATCGAGCAGGTTTTTGTTCGGAATAAAACGGGCGGCGCACGGGGCGATTTCCAGCATCCCCTAACTCCGCTTGATACCTCAGAGTAA
- a CDS encoding patatin-like phospholipase family protein: MRAIVFSGGANRGSLQAGAALALLEAGIIPDLVVGSSVGSINGAVLACHPSLAGIQRIAQRWKSVKREDIFPGGSLRSAWRVVRGRGSLHHNHGLRRFILSLLPPNIRRFSDLAIPFFVTATNYRTGDMHLFGDDPRERLVDALMASAAVPPYLPAYHYRGETYLDGGFVSNLPIGVALQQGASEIWALEIGLDAAATVPPFGMRGSLTRTFDALMRRQMAHERELVRLAAKAGVKVHHIQMLHYSGLDVRDFRYSSQLMDLGYQSAKTYLSEQNQLAPVAAPIEPARRSKVEAALRTSIAAQAQLARLRFGILRGMLRRQGLPQDSVIPPS; the protein is encoded by the coding sequence ATGCGTGCAATTGTTTTTAGTGGTGGAGCCAATCGTGGCTCACTCCAAGCCGGAGCAGCCCTTGCGCTGCTCGAAGCCGGCATTATCCCCGATTTAGTCGTTGGTTCCTCAGTTGGTTCAATTAATGGGGCAGTTTTAGCCTGTCATCCCAGTTTAGCTGGCATTCAACGCATCGCCCAGCGCTGGAAAAGCGTCAAGCGTGAGGATATTTTTCCTGGTGGCTCGTTGCGTTCGGCTTGGCGCGTAGTGCGGGGACGTGGCTCGCTGCACCATAATCATGGCTTGCGGCGCTTTATTCTCTCGTTGCTACCCCCCAATATTCGCCGCTTCAGCGATTTAGCAATTCCCTTTTTTGTCACGGCTACCAACTATCGCACTGGTGATATGCATTTGTTTGGCGATGATCCACGTGAGCGCTTGGTTGATGCTTTGATGGCCAGCGCTGCCGTGCCGCCCTATTTGCCTGCTTATCATTATCGCGGTGAAACCTACCTTGATGGTGGTTTTGTCTCGAATTTGCCAATTGGCGTGGCCTTGCAACAAGGGGCTAGCGAAATTTGGGCTTTGGAAATTGGGCTTGATGCAGCTGCAACCGTGCCGCCATTTGGCATGCGTGGCTCGTTGACCCGCACGTTTGATGCCTTAATGCGTCGTCAAATGGCTCATGAACGCGAATTAGTTCGCTTGGCGGCTAAGGCTGGAGTTAAAGTGCATCATATTCAAATGTTGCATTACAGTGGGCTTGATGTGCGCGATTTTCGCTATAGTAGCCAATTAATGGATTTGGGCTATCAAAGTGCCAAAACTTACCTGAGCGAACAAAACCAACTAGCACCAGTTGCAGCGCCAATCGAGCCAGCTCGGCGTAGTAAAGTTGAGGCGGCCTTACGTACCAGCATCGCGGCTCAAGCTCAATTAGCCCGTTTGCGCTTTGGCATCTTGCGCGGAATGTTGCGCCGCCAAGGCTTACCTCAGGATTCAGTTATTCCACCAAGTTAA
- the pssA gene encoding CDP-diacylglycerol--serine O-phosphatidyltransferase has translation MKFRRSWVPNLVTSGNLFCGFLAVIAAVDGQAFKAAVLICLAASFDTLDGRAARMLGVSGEFGKELDSLADVVSFGTAPALLIYQISLREVGWIGTIAAGIFVCCGAGRLARYNLITTSDKRFFVGMPIPMAGMTAASLALYTGALNPYVATALIGFTGFLMISTLRFPSVEQIAFETFLPIRIAFIVIFVLALARPSQFLYVLPLSYISYGMIANVVWAIRGRGSRSAA, from the coding sequence GTGAAATTTCGCCGTTCATGGGTTCCCAATCTTGTTACGTCGGGCAACCTGTTTTGCGGCTTTTTAGCAGTTATCGCTGCTGTTGATGGTCAGGCCTTCAAAGCCGCTGTGCTCATTTGTTTGGCTGCAAGTTTTGATACACTCGATGGTCGCGCCGCGCGGATGTTGGGCGTAAGTGGCGAGTTTGGCAAGGAATTGGATTCGCTGGCCGATGTAGTTTCCTTCGGTACTGCTCCAGCCTTGCTGATTTACCAAATATCTTTGCGCGAGGTGGGCTGGATTGGCACAATTGCTGCGGGCATTTTTGTATGTTGTGGCGCTGGCCGTTTAGCTCGCTACAATTTGATTACCACCTCGGACAAGCGCTTTTTTGTAGGCATGCCAATTCCGATGGCGGGTATGACCGCAGCTTCGTTGGCACTCTACACTGGTGCACTCAACCCGTATGTGGCCACAGCATTAATTGGCTTTACCGGCTTCTTGATGATTAGTACCTTGCGTTTCCCAAGTGTTGAGCAAATTGCCTTTGAAACGTTCTTGCCAATTCGGATCGCTTTTATCGTGATCTTTGTGTTGGCACTTGCGCGACCAAGCCAATTTTTGTATGTTTTACCCCTCAGCTACATCTCCTATGGAATGATTGCTAACGTTGTTTGGGCAATTCGTGGGCGTGGTTCACGCAGTGCCGCTTAA
- a CDS encoding phosphatidylserine decarboxylase — protein sequence MPSNRARVRRSLPGIAIEGMPFIGAGLGLTALTALFSRKAAILPLALTAFTSYFFRDPDRECPADSSILYAAADGHITMIDEVDEPRFIGGKATRIVTFLSVFDVHINRTPCAGTVQYRDYVQGEFRAAWDGEADIVNERAYLGLETEHGPVLISQIAGLVARRIITWPVVGEELGAGERFGLIKFGSRTDILVPSGSINIFVKKGQAIKGGLTQIGAWL from the coding sequence ATGCCTTCTAACCGCGCTCGTGTTCGCCGTTCACTGCCGGGTATTGCCATCGAAGGCATGCCTTTCATCGGGGCCGGCTTGGGTTTGACCGCCCTGACAGCGTTATTTAGTCGCAAGGCAGCGATCTTACCCCTAGCGCTCACTGCGTTTACCAGCTATTTCTTCCGCGATCCCGACCGCGAATGCCCAGCCGATAGTTCAATTTTATATGCTGCCGCCGATGGTCACATTACGATGATCGATGAGGTCGATGAGCCACGCTTTATTGGCGGCAAGGCCACGCGAATCGTTACCTTCTTATCAGTGTTTGATGTGCATATCAATCGTACCCCTTGCGCTGGCACTGTCCAATATCGCGATTATGTTCAGGGCGAATTTCGCGCAGCTTGGGATGGCGAAGCTGATATCGTCAATGAACGGGCCTATCTTGGGCTAGAAACTGAACATGGCCCTGTTTTGATTAGCCAAATTGCCGGATTGGTAGCCCGTCGAATTATCACATGGCCAGTGGTTGGCGAAGAATTAGGCGCAGGCGAACGCTTTGGCTTAATTAAATTTGGCTCACGTACCGATATTCTGGTGCCAAGCGGCTCGATCAACATCTTTGTCAAGAAGGGTCAGGCCATCAAAGGCGGGTTGACCCAGATTGGAGCATGGCTGTGA